The following nucleotide sequence is from Sander lucioperca isolate FBNREF2018 chromosome 19, SLUC_FBN_1.2, whole genome shotgun sequence.
CCCAAACTATTGATACGCCCATACAGAACAGAGAAGATCATGTTACCAAATGTAGAATGTGTTCATGTAATTGAAGTGGTATGAATTACAGTAAGTTACAGTAAGATGTTGCAGTGTGGTGATAAAAGCTGTACAGTGCTGCTCCCTGCTGGCTTGAACATGCTGTGTTACTGAAACATGACGCCACTTTTTAGGCTGTGACGCACAGCTGGAAGGATCTATAATGACAAACCACTGCTCCATTTAGCAGCATCATGGAGGTCAAAGgaactgaactgaacaaaaACTTGGTCACATCTGGCAGGCAAAATAAACACTTATTCtgctataaataaagtttgacatAGATGATAAAGCATTATAGTTCATTGTGTGTCTTGATTTGTATCATGATTCTGTGTTTATGGACCAAGCACATGCATAAGCTATACGATGGAAAACATAgtttatataggcctatgtaataaatacatacaatgtAATAGAAACAAgcgttttattttattattattattattattattattattattattattattattattattattattattattattattattattattttattgttttattttttatctaagAGCCGGTACGTGAGCAGGGCGGGACTACAGTTGTGTCACAATCACTCTGCTCCAGCGACCAATGATCGTTTGAAGAGCCCTCTACGTCACCTCGTGATTAAACTCTTTCTTTAAGTTTCACTTTCTGCTCTCTGTAAACGTAGACTACTGTATTTACGAAAGTAAAGCGGAAATACGGCCtcgaatgtttttttatttatttcggTTAGGTACTTGACAGCTACAACTGCAGCAACGGCGGACACTAATTTACCAAATTATTGACTTCAATCATCTATTTAGTGTTCGATCAGATAAGAtctttctctttccttcctCCATCTTCGAGCTCAGCTTGTCCACACAGCAGGTTTGTTCCAAATCTTTCACAAGGCATGTCAAtccaacaacagaaaaaaaagatacagtGCAGTAGATATTGAAGTCCATGTTATAACTCTGCCTTTTTCTACAGGAGaagtcatgtcacgattattgGGTGAAATAAGGCGCAGCAACAAAGCAGCCGCTGAAACGTTGGAAAGTAAGTAAGCAGTTTTAGAGAGGGTGATTAGTGCAAAAAAAGAAGCCATAAACACTGTTACAGTTTGTGGTTTCAGGTTTATAAGCAGGTCACTGTTAAGCTGTCATATTGGCGCTGGGAACTTAAAAAACAACTGTACAGCTGGGAACATTTTCGGTTTGACACATTTTAGACGTCTAAAATGTGTCAAACCGAAAATGTTCCCAACGCTTACCCAACACCACACCTGTTGTTGCAGAGACAGATTTGCGCACTGACTCGGACATCCAGTCACTGACTCGAGAAGAACTGCACGAGCTGTTTCCTGGACATAAGCATTTCAAACTGAGAAGGACCATCTTTGACATAATACAAAAACAGGTGAGCTACTGTAACAAGTTGAAATGTGATAAGAGAGAGATTTGAATAGAGATAAATAGCACGGATCAAACCATATCATTAGGAATTGTACAAGTCAAATTGAAATAATGCTGTAATATAATATTTTTGTTTCAGAAGCCAGTTGATGTGATCCTAAGAGAACTGAAAGGGTTCATCCCACAGGAATCTTTCAGGAGTATGTACAGCCTTGCTTCTTTCACTTTCACATGTGACAGCTATTTGGTCTTGGAAGTAAATTCTAACACACGCACAAcctgattctctctctctccagctgcTCTAACCAACAACGGAGTCTTGGTTGATTACCTCCGTATCCTGAAGGACATTAAGACCCAAATAAATAATGTCCAGAGTTTCCTTGATGCTCACATCGCTGTTCTGGAAGAATTCAGCAAAAATCCGCCAGATCAGGAGTCAGCCTCCTGTAATCCCGTGAAGCAATCCTATGGCCAACCTGATGGCCCTTCACAAGGAGCACGAGGTGAATCTCACTCTCTTCCATTTCACACTCTCATGACATGTTAATGAGGAGTATTCAGTTTGCCGTTGAGTTATAAGTTAAAACGTCACTTTTGGAGTTGATTGTTTAAATGACATACTGTAGTATTTGGAGTCAGTAAGTGCATTGATGCCATTTCATTTGACTTGCCAGGTACAGGTACCTCGGACACCAGTGGTCAAGTGATGCTCCATACTGGCCAAACTGGTGGCCATCCACAAGGTCCTCAAagtaaataactttttttttctcttcacacTCAAAGCAGATTCAAAACCTTGACATATATTTTATCTGGACACTTGTATTGTTGATGTACACATAGTAAAATGCAGAGATCAAACCTGAGCCCAGAGATTCATTCTGTGGAAACCCACATCTGTTTCAAAATATTCAAAACTCAGGGTTCACCTACTAGCTTTTTGTTCTGTAGCTTTTAACCATATCCTGCCACTGCCTTATCCagcatacagtatgtaactTGCTCAGTTGCCATCTAAAAACTCACTGCAGTGAGAACATCTAGCCAATGAGCACTCAACACTAACCATTCAACACATATGACCAGCTGTTATCATCACAAGACTGAGATCCTGTACTTCTGGCTGAAGAAGGCTGTTTGATAAAGTCAAAAGCTCTGGAAAAAGCTAGTCAACGAATCTTGAGTTTAGAATATCTCATTAGACTGTGGCCTTCTGGTTGCAGGGTAAACCGCTGTCCACCCTCACATATATAGGTGTTGGTTAATCAATTGtatatgtttatttaataaTATTTAAAGTCAGTAATTACATTATGTCATTGTACCTAACAGGGTCTTTTGCAGATCCAAGTACTTCAAACATCTTCAGCATGGAGCGCTACAATAGCCCAACTAATGTACAAAGAAGACGAAGTGAATCTCACTCTCTTCCACTCCACACTCTCATGACATGTTTAATGAGTAGTTTTCACTTTGAGATTACATTATAACTCAAAACAAAGGTCTATTTTGGAGTTgattgaaatgatttaataaaagATTTGGAGTCAGTAAGAACATTTATGACatgttatgacattttatgttaCAGACTCTTTGCCTGGTACAGGTATGTCAGGCCCCAGTGGTCAAATGGTGCACCATACTGCAATTGTTTGACTGAATCTGGTGTCATTCACTTTCATATTCTATTATaactcaaaaaatgtaaaactctGCAGGATACTGTGTCAGACCATATCCAGAAGCACGTTTATACTCCATCTGTCTCAATGTGAGGATAGTAGGGCTTGTGAGACATTGTCactgttatttttgttttttttaaagctgtatCACGTTTTTTTCATCAGGATTTTTAGGAACCACATAgcaagagttttttttaagaataatTTTATTCTACTGTTAGGTTCACCAAATCCTTGTAAATGAATAAATCTGATTTTTGCATATCCATTTTTCTCTCTATAGCCACATTGGAGTACAAGATGATTGTTGGCGGTAAAACCTTTGATGCACATCAACAGCTGATGGAGAAAGTTCAGGATCAGGTTCGGCTCATTGAAAGCAGTCAGGATTACAAGGTCACTTTTGTCTTCTGCCCGATCAG
It contains:
- the LOC116066319 gene encoding uncharacterized protein LOC116066319 isoform X2, producing the protein MSRLLGEIRRSNKAAAETLEKTDLRTDSDIQSLTREELHELFPGHKHFKLRRTIFDIIQKQKPVDVILRELKGFIPQESFRTALTNNGVLVDYLRILKDIKTQINNVQSFLDAHIAVLEEFSKNPPDQESASCNPVKQSYGQPDGPSQGARGTGTSDTSGQVMLHTGQTGGHPQGPQTTLEYKMIVGGKTFDAHQQLMEKVQDQVRLIESSQDYKVTFVFCPISSRVASDVEAAMTDVRDDKPVILVLMHHTREVKYTTSMRTWPHYANVVLHVNVFYHETVRGLLRDQQNDAAVTQIQNKLLECFVPKSEDSSGNAQGGDAESGLACNTSVRGGGNNRPSEANSYSSVFNIFKRS
- the LOC116066319 gene encoding uncharacterized protein LOC116066319 isoform X4, with product MSRLLGEIRRSNKAAAETLEKTDLRTDSDIQSLTREELHELFPGHKHFKLRRTIFDIIQKQKPVDVILRELKGFIPQESFRTALTNNGVLVDYLRILKDIKTQINNVQSFLDAHIAVLEEFSKNPPDQESASCNPVKQSYGQPDGPSQGARGTGTSDTSGQVMLHTGQTGGHPQATLEYKMIVGGKTFDAHQQLMEKVQDQVRLIESSQDYKVTFVFCPISSRVASDVEAAMTDVRDDKPVILVLMHHTREVKYTTSMRTWPHYANVVLHVNVFYHETVRGLLRDQQNDAAVTQIQNKLLECFVPKSEDSSGNAQGGDAESGLACNTSVRGGGNNRPSEANSYSSVFNIFKRS
- the LOC116066319 gene encoding uncharacterized protein LOC116066319 isoform X6; the protein is MSRLLGEIRRSNKAAAETLEKTDLRTDSDIQSLTREELHELFPGHKHFKLRRTIFDIIQKQKPVDVILRELKGFIPQESFRTALTNNGVLVDYLRILKDIKTQINNVQSFLDAHIAVLEEFSKNPPDQESASCNPVKQSYGQPDGPSQGARATLEYKMIVGGKTFDAHQQLMEKVQDQVRLIESSQDYKVTFVFCPISSRVASDVEAAMTDVRDDKPVILVLMHHTREVKYTTSMRTWPHYANVVLHVNVFYHETVRGLLRDQQNDAAVTQIQNKLLECFVPKSEDSSGNAQGGDAESGLACNTSVRGGGNNRPSEANSYSSVFNIFKRS
- the LOC116066319 gene encoding uncharacterized protein LOC116066319 isoform X1, whose protein sequence is MSRLLGEIRRSNKAAAETLEKTDLRTDSDIQSLTREELHELFPGHKHFKLRRTIFDIIQKQKPVDVILRELKGFIPQESFRTALTNNGVLVDYLRILKDIKTQINNVQSFLDAHIAVLEEFSKNPPDQESASCNPVKQSYGQPDGPSQGARGTGTSDTSGQVMLHTGQTGGHPQGPQRSFADPSTSNIFSMERYNSPTNVQRRRTTLEYKMIVGGKTFDAHQQLMEKVQDQVRLIESSQDYKVTFVFCPISSRVASDVEAAMTDVRDDKPVILVLMHHTREVKYTTSMRTWPHYANVVLHVNVFYHETVRGLLRDQQNDAAVTQIQNKLLECFVPKSEDSSGNAQGGDAESGLACNTSVRGGGNNRPSEANSYSSVFNIFKRS
- the LOC116066319 gene encoding uncharacterized protein LOC116066319 isoform X3 — translated: MSRLLGEIRRSNKAAAETLEKTDLRTDSDIQSLTREELHELFPGHKHFKLRRTIFDIIQKQKPVDVILRELKGFIPQESFRTALTNNGVLVDYLRILKDIKTQINNVQSFLDAHIAVLEEFSKNPPDQESASCNPVKQSYGQPDGPSQGARGTSDTSGQVMLHTGQTGGHPQGPQTTLEYKMIVGGKTFDAHQQLMEKVQDQVRLIESSQDYKVTFVFCPISSRVASDVEAAMTDVRDDKPVILVLMHHTREVKYTTSMRTWPHYANVVLHVNVFYHETVRGLLRDQQNDAAVTQIQNKLLECFVPKSEDSSGNAQGGDAESGLACNTSVRGGGNNRPSEANSYSSVFNIFKRS
- the LOC116066319 gene encoding uncharacterized protein LOC116066319 isoform X5; this translates as MSRLLGEIRRSNKAAAETLEKTDLRTDSDIQSLTREELHELFPGHKHFKLRRTIFDIIQKQKPVDVILRELKGFIPQESFRTALTNNGVLVDYLRILKDIKTQINNVQSFLDAHIAVLEEFSKNPPDQESASCNPVKQSYGQPDGPSQGARGTSDTSGQVMLHTGQTGGHPQATLEYKMIVGGKTFDAHQQLMEKVQDQVRLIESSQDYKVTFVFCPISSRVASDVEAAMTDVRDDKPVILVLMHHTREVKYTTSMRTWPHYANVVLHVNVFYHETVRGLLRDQQNDAAVTQIQNKLLECFVPKSEDSSGNAQGGDAESGLACNTSVRGGGNNRPSEANSYSSVFNIFKRS